In a single window of the Gossypium hirsutum isolate 1008001.06 chromosome A13, Gossypium_hirsutum_v2.1, whole genome shotgun sequence genome:
- the LOC107894881 gene encoding BRCA1-associated RING domain protein 1-like isoform X2 — protein sequence MPNIVSEVNPNHSGLGAVSESGVATRSANSYFLPFLMVKFAKMISVTVSKFWRPDVTHVIASTDENGACTRTLKVLVAISNGKWVLKLNCK from the exons gtaaaccccaaccatagtgggcttggagctgtgagcgaatccggagtggccacacgttctgcaaatTCCTATTTTCTTCCG TTTCTTATGGTCAAGTTTGCAAAAATGATTAGTGTAACTGTATCCAAGTTTTGGAGGCCGGATGTCACTCATGTGATTGCCTCTACAGATGAGAATGGTGCATGCACTAGGACACTTAAAGTTCTCGTGGCCATTTCAAACGGGAAGTGGGTTCTTAAATTAAATT GTAAATAA
- the LOC107894881 gene encoding BRCA1-associated RING domain protein 1-like isoform X1 has protein sequence MPNIVSEVNPNHSGLGAVSESGVATRSANSYFLPFLMVKFAKMISVTVSKFWRPDVTHVIASTDENGACTRTLKVLVAISNGKWVLKLNCEFVVLFLF, from the exons gtaaaccccaaccatagtgggcttggagctgtgagcgaatccggagtggccacacgttctgcaaatTCCTATTTTCTTCCG TTTCTTATGGTCAAGTTTGCAAAAATGATTAGTGTAACTGTATCCAAGTTTTGGAGGCCGGATGTCACTCATGTGATTGCCTCTACAGATGAGAATGGTGCATGCACTAGGACACTTAAAGTTCTCGTGGCCATTTCAAACGGGAAGTGGGTTCTTAAATTAAATTGTGAGTTCGTTGTTCTTTTCCTGTTTTAG